In Armatimonadota bacterium, a genomic segment contains:
- a CDS encoding SDR family NAD(P)-dependent oxidoreductase gives MTGGSRGIGAATAVALARRGFRIAVNWSRDETAARSVAGTIAALGGETLVVRADVSDPQEVEEMVATLTARWGRLDVLVNNAGHYDPGPVESLSVERWSRMLAVHLTGAFLCVRAALPWLRRSPQPAIVNVASTAALTGGTSGVHYAAAKGGLVAFTRALARELAPSGIRVNAVTPGKIQTAMLGGEAAADRLVSVVPLGRLGRPEEVAEVIAFLASPQASFVTGAVVGVSGGYGLVAG, from the coding sequence GTGACCGGGGGGTCACGCGGGATCGGAGCGGCCACGGCGGTGGCCTTGGCGCGCCGCGGATTCCGGATCGCCGTGAACTGGTCGCGCGACGAGACTGCCGCGCGCAGCGTGGCCGGAACGATTGCCGCCCTGGGCGGAGAAACCCTCGTCGTGCGCGCCGATGTGAGCGACCCGCAGGAGGTCGAGGAGATGGTGGCCACCCTCACCGCCCGCTGGGGCCGGCTGGACGTGCTCGTCAACAACGCCGGGCACTACGATCCGGGGCCGGTGGAATCCCTCAGCGTGGAGCGGTGGAGCCGGATGCTGGCTGTCCACCTCACCGGCGCCTTTCTCTGCGTCCGGGCCGCCCTGCCCTGGCTGCGCCGAAGTCCTCAGCCGGCGATCGTCAACGTGGCCTCCACCGCCGCCCTCACCGGGGGGACCTCCGGCGTGCACTATGCGGCGGCGAAGGGCGGGCTGGTGGCCTTCACGCGCGCCTTGGCGCGCGAACTCGCCCCGTCCGGCATCCGGGTCAACGCCGTCACTCCCGGCAAGATCCAGACCGCCATGCTCGGCGGGGAGGCTGCGGCCGATCGGCTTGTCTCTGTGGTCCCGCTGGGACGTCTGGGACGGCCGGAGGAGGTGGCGGAGGTGATCGCCTTTCTGGCCTCTCCCCAGGCCTCGTTCGTGACCGGCGCCGTCGTCGGGGTCAGCGGGGGCTACGGTCTGGTAGCGGGGTGA